One window of Papaver somniferum cultivar HN1 chromosome 9, ASM357369v1, whole genome shotgun sequence genomic DNA carries:
- the LOC113312937 gene encoding uncharacterized protein LOC113312937, translating into MIQLQLLFAEHTPAGLIPKVENHEEDIPRVGRWDIYQISDYIWKTDMTQFSPTPSFVAEFSQLEKQLGISTVVPSKDDLQSWLKAQTIENSHLKEQLQEKQAMLKAVYAIAREGISEGDLSGTAEFKVHKFSCQIMQAMGIDPYKVTQEEFMQHEDDVHGGTEHGATEHEEEELQLVETEQQGDGSTEQEKEKDDAETSFHEEFPCMSLAAGNTPTILQAQTAAEGHKRPLRTYSSSMKSVTTCKTPPKKRPVAKQKPTPTNNVDEEQKKDVEETPVTDEAQKKAADGGVVDGAGDDVAAKAVGDDVTAKVNEDTPATVGDGLVMTAPTQPTPGTFDDSSASTQFEDSMVITATTPQTQPDNAQTYRLVQLGANPDDMTNVEVSEMIDEIVSNINKTEHGPAVTENAEPTSTATTQENVFSLGLEKTPKPAGK; encoded by the exons ATGATACAATTACAG ttaTTGTTTGCTGAACACACGCCAGCAGGATTAATCCCGAAAGTTGAGAACCACGAGGAAGATATCCCGAGGGTTGGGAGATGGGATATATACCAGATTTCTGATTACATTTGGAAAACAGACATGACACAGTTTTCG ccaactcctagctttgtggctgagttttcacagcttgagaAGCAGCTGGGTATATCAACCGTGGTACCCAGCAAGGACGACCTGCAAAGTTGGCTGAAAGCGCAAACTATTGAGAATAGCCATCTGAAAGAGCAACTGCAAGAAAAGCAAGCAATGCTTAAAGCAGTGTATGCAATTGCAAGAGAAGGGATATCAGAAGGGGACCTTTCAGGAACAGCGGAATTCAAGGTtcacaaatttagttgccaaattatgcaagcaatgggtattgatccttacaaagtgacccaggaagagtttatgcaacatgaagatgatgtacatggaggtactgagcatggagctactgagcatgaagaagaagagttacaatTAGTTGAGACAGAGCAACAAGGAGATGGAAGTACtgagcaagagaaagagaaagatgacgcggaaacttccttccatgaagaat ttccatgtatgagccttgcagctggaaatacgccaacaattctgcaagctcaaactgctgcagaggGGCACAAAAGACCACTCAGGACATATAGTTCGAGTATGAAGAGTGTGACAACTTGCaagactccaccaaagaaaaggCCTGTCGCAAAGCAAAAGCCCACTCCTACAAATAATGTTgatgaggagcagaagaaagatgTTGAAGAGACACCTGTTACGGATGAGGCACAGAAGAAAGCTGCAGATGGTGGAGTTGTGGATGGGGCAGGTGATGATGTAGCTGCAAAAGCCGTAGGTGATGATGTTACTGCAAAAGTCAATGAGGATACACCTGCAACTGTTGGTGACGGTTTGGTTATGACTGCTCCAACTCAGCCAACTCCTGGAACTTTTGATGACAGTTCTGCTTCAACACAGTTTGAGGACTCCATGGTGATAACTGCTACAACACCGCAAACACAGCCTGACAATGCTCAGACCTACAGGTTGGTGCAACTAGGAGCTAACCCCGATGATATGACGAATGTTGAAGTGAGTGAAATGATAGATGAGATCGTCAGCAACATTAACAAAACTGAACATGGACCCGCAGTGACGGAGAATGCAGAACCTACCTCAACTG CTACAACGCAGGAAAACGTTTTTAGCCTTGGATTAGAAAAAACTCCAAAACCTGCAGGAAAGTAG